A region of Epinephelus fuscoguttatus linkage group LG1, E.fuscoguttatus.final_Chr_v1 DNA encodes the following proteins:
- the gpr27 gene encoding probable G-protein coupled receptor 27 produces MANTSEFGEGSPSLQNYAFAASAVKLASLGLIMGISLLGNASLSLLLLKDGSLHKAPYYFLLDLCLADVVRSAVCFPFVMASISSGSAWPYSALSCKIVAFMSVLFCFHVAFLLFCVSVTRYMAIAHHRFYYKRMNLCTCVAVICMVWTLSVAMAFPPVFDVGTYKFIREEEQCIFEHRYVKANDTLGFMLMLAVIVGTTHVVYIKMLCFVYDHRKMKPAQLVPAISQNWTFHGPGATGQAAANWIAGFGRGPTPPTLVGIRQASHPGNRRLLVLDEFKMEKRIGKMYYMITLTFLIMWAPYISACYLRIFVRGAPVPQLYLSAAVWMSFAQAGANPIISFMFNKELRMRLRASFPCCLGTQTPMEPYCVI; encoded by the coding sequence ATGGCAAACACAAGTGAGTTTGGGGAGGGCAGCCCGTCCTTACAGAACTATGCGTTCGCGGCCTCTGCGGTCAAGCTGGCCTCCCTGGGTCTGATCATGGGCATCAGCCTGCTGGGCAACGCGTCgctgtcgctgctgctgctaaagGACGGCTCGCTGCACAAGGCTCCCTACTATTTCCTGCTGGACCTGTGCCTGGCAGACGTGGTCCGCTCCGCAGTCTGTTTCCCCTTCGTGATGGCATCGATCAGCAGCGGCTCCGCCTGGCCGTACAGCGCGCTTAGCTGCAAGATCGTCGCCTTCATGTCGGTGCTCTTCTGCTTCCACGTCGCCTTCCTGCTCTTCTGCGTCAGCGTCACCCGGTACATGGCGATCGCCCACCACAGATTTTACTACAAGCGGATGAATCTGTGTACGTGCGTGGCGGTCATCTGCATGGTGTGGACTCTCTCAGTGGCTATGGCTTTCCCTCCGGTCTTCGACGTGGGGACCTACAAATTCATCCGTGAGGAGGAGCAGTGCATCTTCGAGCACCGCTACGTGAAGGCGAACGACACCCTGGGCTTCATGCTGATGCTGGCCGTCATCGTGGGGACGACGCATGTGGTTTACATTAAGATGCTGTGCTTCGTCTACGATCACCGCAAGATGAAGCCGGCTCAGCTGGTCCCTGCCATCAGCCAGAACTGGACCTTCCACGGCCCCGGAGCCACCGGGCAGGCCGCCGCCAACTGGATCGCCGGGTTCGGACGTGGACCCACCCCGCCGACGCTGGTGGGCATCAGGCAAGCATCGCACCCTGGCAACAGGAGGCTGCTGGTGCTGGACGAGTTTAAGATGGAGAAACGAATCGGGAAAATGTACTACATGATCACACTGACCTTCCTCATCATGTGGGCTCCCTATATAAGCGCCTGCTACCTGAGAATATTTGTGCGGGGAGCCCCGGTCCCGCAGCTCTACCTGAGCGCTGCGGTTTGGATGAGCTTCGCCCAGGCGGGAGCGAACCCCATCATCAGCTTCATGTTCAACAAGGAGCTCCGGATGCGCCTCAGAGCCTCTTTCCCCTGCTGCCTGGGAACACAGACACCCATGGAGCCATACTGTGTCATCTGA